The following is a genomic window from Candidatus Neomarinimicrobiota bacterium.
AGGACACCACCCGCAATGGTGGCGAATCCGCCGACCATGATCGTAAGCAGTTCCGAGGTGGTCATATCCGGCAGGAAAGGCCGGATGAGCAGGGGTGCCTCCGTCTGCCCCACAAAGATATTGGCCGAGCAGGAAAGGGTCTCCGCTCCACTGGTACCGATGGTCCAGCGCATGAACCGGCTCAGGGCGATGATGATGCGCTGCATAATGCCCAGGTAATAGAGGACGGACATGAACCCGCCGAAGAAAATGATGGTGGGCAGAATTTTAAAAGCGAATTGGACGCCGAAGCCGGGCCAGAGGCTGCCAGCCGGGGTGGAAAAGTACTCCGGATTGACCAGGTTGCCGAATAGAAACGCAGCACCGTAATAAGACAGGTTGAGGAAGTCAGCGATCTTATCTGAAAATGATCGGAAGATGGTCTTGCCATATTGTCCATAGGCCACGGCAGCGGATATCAGGGTGACTACAAATGCCGCACCCAGGTAGCGGCTCAGGGGGGCTCGTCGTAGCTTCCAGGTGTTGAGGATCAGGATGAGTATCAGCAAAAGAAGTAGCCAAACCAGATTTATGATACTGCCTGCGAAAGCCAGAAGAGCCCCTAATCCCACGGCCCCTGCGACCACGGCCAGCGCGTACAGGTTTCCATTTCGCGCCCGTTTGATGTCCTGCTGGAGCAGGTACAGGATCACCAGGATTCCCAGCAGCGACATCCCCACGAAACTCCAGATGTTTTCCTGAAGAATGACGATAGCGAAAAGGAACTGGAGGGCCAATCCCCAGACGATGGGCCGCAGCTTGATTTTGGTACGATTAGCGGATATCCCCCAGGCGATGGCCAGGAGTGCGAGCATCCCGAGGAGGCTAATCCATCTCATACCTATCCTTTCTGGTTCTTTTCGGTATCGGGAATGGGGGGTTCAAAACAGCGCCGGCAGCGGGCCTCGTAAATGTCAGTTTCACCAATGAGGATCCGGCGATCGTCCCTGGTCAGCCGCTGGGTGAAATTGGCCGGCTCCCCACAGCGCATACAGATGGCTAAGGTCTTGGTCACGTATTCCGCTTCCGCCATGAGTTCCGGGAGGGCGCCAAAGGGCTCGCCCCGGTAGTCCTTGTCCAGACCGGCGACAACCACCCGTTTACCTCGTCCGGCAAGTTCCTTCACCACCGACACGATATCAGGTTCAAAAAACTGGGCCTCATCGATGCCGATTACGTCCGCTTCATCGGCATGCTTCAGAATTTCCTGTGGGGAGCTGACCGGTGTGGAAGGGATCCGGAGTTGGCTATGGCTGACGATATCACTCTCGCTGTAGCGATCATCAAGCTGGGGCTTGAAGATGGCCACCGATTGTTTGGCGATTTGGGCCCGGCGCAGGCGCCGGATCAGCTCCTCGGTCTTGCCGCTGAACATGCTGCCGCTGATCACCTCG
Proteins encoded in this region:
- a CDS encoding NupC/NupG family nucleoside CNT transporter — protein: MRWISLLGMLALLAIAWGISANRTKIKLRPIVWGLALQFLFAIVILQENIWSFVGMSLLGILVILYLLQQDIKRARNGNLYALAVVAGAVGLGALLAFAGSIINLVWLLLLLILILILNTWKLRRAPLSRYLGAAFVVTLISAAVAYGQYGKTIFRSFSDKIADFLNLSYYGAAFLFGNLVNPEYFSTPAGSLWPGFGVQFAFKILPTIIFFGGFMSVLYYLGIMQRIIIALSRFMRWTIGTSGAETLSCSANIFVGQTEAPLLIRPFLPDMTTSELLTIMVGGFATIAGGVLAGYIAMGINAGHLVAASVMSAPAALAVGKLIFPETEHSTTAGDVDMPPIESGSNIIEAATRGIIDGLKLAVNVGAMLIGFIALIAVADVILNFLDKLIDGALLGGQLVQYGASSGFSPINQEYSGIFPGSLKTLFGAILRPLAWLMGVSWEYADEVGNLLGIKISLNEFVAYSTLSNYMQGNIINERAQIIATYALCGFANFSSIGIQIGGIGAFIPKRRGELSRIALRAMFGGAIASWLTATVAGMIL
- a CDS encoding thymidine kinase, which produces MIQTPRYMGWIEVISGSMFSGKTEELIRRLRRAQIAKQSVAIFKPQLDDRYSESDIVSHSQLRIPSTPVSSPQEILKHADEADVIGIDEAQFFEPDIVSVVKELAGRGKRVVVAGLDKDYRGEPFGALPELMAEAEYVTKTLAICMRCGEPANFTQRLTRDDRRILIGETDIYEARCRRCFEPPIPDTEKNQKG